One Leptospirillum ferriphilum genomic window, GGTCCACATGACCGATCGTTCCAATGTTCAGATGGGGCTTTGTTCTTTCAAACTTCGCTTTGGACATTTCTTAACTCCTTAGAAAATTATTGTGCATTCGCCTTGGCAATGATTTCGTCTGCGACAACTTTTGGTACCTGTTCGTATGAGTTAAAAAGCATACTGAAAAGACCGCGCCCTTGAGTCATCGAGCGGAGATCAGTCGCGTATCCAAACATACCAGCCAATGGAACGAGAGCCTCTATCACCTGAGCTCCCGATCGATTATGCATTCCAAGAATTTTACCTCTTCGGCTGTTCAGGTCTCCCATTGTGTCGCCTAAATATTCTTCCGGAACAATGACTTCGACTTTCATAATTGGTTCGAGAATTGTTGCCTTAGCTTTTTTGACCCCATCCTTTACTGCCATGGAACCTGCAATCTTAAAAGCCATTTCCGAAGAGTCCACATCATGGTAGGACCCAAAAACCAATGCAACCTTTAGGTCAACGACTGGGTATCCAGCCAAAACTCCACCCTGCAGAGCTTCTACCACACCTTTTTCAATTGCCGGAATATATTCCTTTGGAACGACACCGCCTACAATTTTATTTTCGAAAACAAATCCCAAACCTCTTTCGAGAGGTTCTATCTCAAGCACAACATGGCCATACTGTCCGCGACCACCAGTCTGCCGAATATATTTCCCTTCCGAAGAAACAGCACTATTAATAGTTTCTCTATAGGCAACCTGGGGTTTACCAACATTGGCATCTACCTTAAACTCTCTTTTTAGACGGTCAACAATAATTTCGAGATGCAGTTCACCCATTCCAGAAAGAATAGTTTGAGCAGTCTCTTCGTCCGTGTTAATTCGCAATGAAGGATCTTCCTGTGAAAGCTTTCCGAGAGAGAGCGAGAGTTTTTCCTGATCAGCTTTTGTTTTTGGCTCAATAGCAACAGAAATAACTGGCTCTGGAAAATCAATCACTTCAAGAATGATGGGGGAAGATTCATCACAGAGAGTGTCTCCGGTCATAGTATTCTTAAGGCCGACTGCAGCTGCGATATCTCCGGCATTAACTACCTTGATATCCTCCCTTTTATCAGCATGCATCAAAAGGAGACGACCTATACGCTCTTTTACTTTTTTTGTTGAATTATAGACATAAGAACCAGCTTCCAATTTTCCGGAGTAGACACGGAAAAAAGTCAGTTGCCCTACAAAAGGGTCGGTCATGATTTTGAAGGCTAGCCCTGAAAATGGCTCCGAATCATTTGCCTTACGAGTAATTTCCTGTTCCGTCTTTGGATCTATTCCCAGGATATCTGGAACATCAACCGGACTCGGAAGATAGTCAATGACGGCGTCCAGGAGGAGCTGGATACCCTTGTTCTTAAAAGCCGCCCCACAAAGAACAGGTGTTCCTTTCATGGAGATGGCTATTTTTCTGAGGGCTGATTTGAGCTCAGAAGAAGATATCTCCGAACCATTCAAAAACTTCTCCATCAACTCATCATCCAGCTCTGCCACGGACTCAACAAGCTTTTCTCTGTATTCGGAAGCTATTTCCTTCATGTCTTCAGGAATTTCGCGGACAATATACTTTGCCCCTAAGGTTTCATCATCATAATAGATTCCACGCATTTCCAATAAATCAATGACACCGACAAATTCCGATTCTTTACCAATTGGAATCTGAACCGGAATCGGCTTTGCCTTGAGCCGATCAACCATCGTTTGCACAGAGGTATAAAAGTCTGCTCCGATTCGATCCATCTTATTCATGAATGCAATCCGCGGAACCCTGTATTTATCCGCCTGTCGCCAAACAGTTTCCGATTGAGGCTCAACCCCCTGGACTGAGTCAAAAACAGCAATTGCACCGTCAAGGACCCTTAAGGAGCGCT contains:
- the fusA gene encoding elongation factor G: MRQYPLEKTRNIGIMAHIDAGKTTTTERILFYTGMLHRMGEVHEGTTVMDWMEQERERGITITSAATTCFWKDNRINIIDTPGHVDFTIEVERSLRVLDGAIAVFDSVQGVEPQSETVWRQADKYRVPRIAFMNKMDRIGADFYTSVQTMVDRLKAKPIPVQIPIGKESEFVGVIDLLEMRGIYYDDETLGAKYIVREIPEDMKEIASEYREKLVESVAELDDELMEKFLNGSEISSSELKSALRKIAISMKGTPVLCGAAFKNKGIQLLLDAVIDYLPSPVDVPDILGIDPKTEQEITRKANDSEPFSGLAFKIMTDPFVGQLTFFRVYSGKLEAGSYVYNSTKKVKERIGRLLLMHADKREDIKVVNAGDIAAAVGLKNTMTGDTLCDESSPIILEVIDFPEPVISVAIEPKTKADQEKLSLSLGKLSQEDPSLRINTDEETAQTILSGMGELHLEIIVDRLKREFKVDANVGKPQVAYRETINSAVSSEGKYIRQTGGRGQYGHVVLEIEPLERGLGFVFENKIVGGVVPKEYIPAIEKGVVEALQGGVLAGYPVVDLKVALVFGSYHDVDSSEMAFKIAGSMAVKDGVKKAKATILEPIMKVEVIVPEEYLGDTMGDLNSRRGKILGMHNRSGAQVIEALVPLAGMFGYATDLRSMTQGRGLFSMLFNSYEQVPKVVADEIIAKANAQ